A stretch of Roseovarius sp. M141 DNA encodes these proteins:
- a CDS encoding carboxymuconolactone decarboxylase family protein — translation MTQSPCPPLTDAEWPTQISDLRDGFAGALNVYRTMAHHPALLRAWAPLRQHIVKDSRLGPVRAEVVILRTAARLGSDYEWAHHVSRARAIGMDDARIAAIREMPDGEDGLIVRAVDALIDNNRLTLEQEAELAAVIGRAAVIDLIATVGFYSVLGYLLLTYQTPIDAHVDAEMADNPLGG, via the coding sequence GTGACTCAATCCCCTTGCCCTCCGTTGACCGACGCTGAGTGGCCCACGCAGATTTCCGATCTGCGCGATGGCTTTGCGGGCGCGCTCAACGTGTACCGCACGATGGCACACCACCCCGCGCTGCTGCGAGCCTGGGCGCCGCTGCGCCAACATATCGTAAAAGACAGCCGCCTTGGCCCCGTGCGCGCAGAAGTGGTCATTCTGCGCACCGCCGCCCGTCTGGGATCGGACTATGAATGGGCGCATCACGTAAGCCGGGCCCGGGCCATTGGCATGGACGATGCCCGCATAGCGGCGATCCGCGAAATGCCCGATGGCGAAGACGGCCTGATCGTGCGCGCCGTCGATGCACTGATCGACAACAATCGTTTAACACTGGAACAGGAGGCGGAACTGGCAGCCGTCATCGGCCGCGCGGCCGTGATAGACCTGATCGCCACCGTCGGGTTCTATTCTGTCCTGGGATACCTTCTATTGACATATCAGACGCCAATCGACGCTCATGTTGATGCCGAAATGGCCGACAACCCACTGGGCGGTTGA